The proteins below are encoded in one region of Haloterrigena turkmenica DSM 5511:
- a CDS encoding universal stress protein has protein sequence MYSDVLLATDGSECARAATSHAVDLAATYGATLHALYVIETRIGYDSDIVDPATIEDDLRAEGESVLEAVDAECRARDVTLVDRIRKGVPEQEIADYVETEGIDIVVVGTRGTSAFKTILLGSTSEALVRDLSVPVVLVSEDDETTPDA, from the coding sequence ATGTACTCCGACGTCCTTCTCGCGACCGACGGCAGCGAGTGTGCGCGAGCGGCGACGTCGCACGCGGTCGACCTCGCGGCGACGTACGGTGCGACGTTGCACGCGCTTTACGTGATCGAAACCCGGATCGGCTACGACAGCGACATCGTCGATCCGGCGACCATCGAAGACGACCTCCGCGCGGAGGGCGAGTCCGTCCTCGAGGCGGTCGACGCCGAGTGTCGGGCGCGGGACGTGACGCTCGTCGACCGGATCCGGAAGGGCGTCCCCGAACAGGAGATCGCCGACTACGTCGAGACAGAAGGAATCGATATCGTCGTCGTCGGGACGCGAGGGACGTCCGCGTTCAAGACGATTCTCCTCGGGAGCACGAGCGAAGCGCTCGTCCGCGACCTGTCGGTTCCCGTCGTGCTGGTGTCCGAGGACGACGAGACGACCCCCGATGCCTGA
- a CDS encoding universal stress protein gives MALETVVLVCKPGDEGLGPKLAETVIDIAKPANARVDVAQVFTDDEYENTTTSLGLDDDTKIAPERIATQHGTFRTIVDRFDTEGLEYDVSTAIGPHANTIVDLAADADLLVIGGDKRSPAGKAIFGSTTQEVLLSAPCPVVFVRRE, from the coding sequence ATGGCACTCGAAACGGTCGTTCTCGTCTGTAAACCCGGTGATGAAGGATTAGGGCCGAAACTCGCGGAAACGGTCATCGATATCGCGAAGCCGGCGAACGCCCGCGTGGACGTCGCACAGGTGTTCACGGACGACGAGTACGAAAACACCACGACGAGTCTCGGTCTCGACGACGACACCAAGATCGCTCCCGAACGGATCGCGACCCAACACGGAACGTTTCGGACCATCGTCGATCGGTTCGACACCGAGGGACTCGAGTACGACGTGAGCACCGCTATCGGCCCGCATGCGAACACCATCGTCGACCTCGCGGCCGACGCGGACCTCCTCGTCATCGGCGGCGACAAGCGGTCGCCGGCCGGAAAGGCCATCTTCGGGTCGACGACCCAAGAGGTGCTGCTCTCAGCTCCCTGCCCAGTGGTGTTCGTCCGGCGGGAGTGA
- a CDS encoding DUF7344 domain-containing protein, which translates to MTGCPTVNRNDVEVCSCTAGNVLRLLSNTRRRTVVSVLERSERDSMNVDRLVSTLADEHTDVSAETWKIELHHRHLPALEDGDVIEYDSRSGTVRYYRCKLIADVLAAVEANCSRR; encoded by the coding sequence ATGACTGGGTGTCCAACCGTCAACCGAAACGACGTCGAAGTGTGTTCGTGTACGGCAGGGAACGTGCTCCGGCTACTATCGAACACCCGGCGTCGCACCGTCGTTTCCGTTCTCGAACGGTCGGAACGCGACTCGATGAACGTCGATCGACTGGTCTCCACGTTGGCCGACGAGCACACCGACGTGAGCGCCGAGACCTGGAAAATAGAACTCCACCACCGCCACTTGCCCGCGCTCGAGGACGGGGACGTGATCGAGTACGACAGTCGATCCGGGACGGTCAGATACTATCGCTGTAAGCTGATCGCGGACGTACTCGCCGCCGTCGAAGCGAATTGCTCCCGTCGTTGA
- the hemG gene encoding protoporphyrinogen oxidase yields MRIGIVGAGMTGLALTHALAERGVDSVTYEATGEPGGVIDSRVVDGRVIEVGPQRLRLSEPVAELVDSVGLRRELVAADDSLPLYVYSRGALRRVPRSATAFLKTDLLSPTAKLRVLAEPLTGDAKPDESIAEVFTRKFGREAYENLAGPIVGGTFGSDPAEMPARHALESLFELEQRHGNLLVPAAKRLLGSSESPPPVSFERGLQRLPRALADAHDDRVRFETPIRSIREAGDEVVVTGVDGDVERFDHVVVTTPAGETADLLRETVPEAAALEELTYNPLALVHLVSDAGANGFGYQVRRDEPLRTLGVSWNASLFDRDGVYTAFLGGMNDAELCDRADEAIGRIAAREFERVLGAEADVLHVETLSSAFPAYDSSWSALDRVDLPERIHLATNYTSRMGIPSRVREANSLAETFADEAS; encoded by the coding sequence ATGCGTATCGGAATCGTCGGAGCGGGGATGACGGGACTCGCGCTCACGCACGCGCTCGCCGAGCGCGGCGTCGACAGTGTCACCTACGAAGCCACCGGCGAACCCGGCGGTGTCATCGACTCTCGCGTCGTCGACGGACGCGTCATCGAAGTCGGCCCGCAGCGCCTGCGGCTCAGCGAGCCGGTCGCGGAGTTAGTCGATTCGGTCGGCTTACGACGGGAGCTCGTCGCGGCCGACGACTCGCTCCCGTTGTACGTCTACAGCCGCGGGGCGCTTCGGCGCGTTCCGCGGTCGGCGACCGCGTTCCTCAAGACGGACCTCCTCTCGCCGACCGCGAAGCTTCGCGTTCTCGCGGAGCCGTTGACCGGGGACGCGAAGCCGGACGAATCCATCGCGGAGGTGTTCACGCGAAAGTTCGGACGGGAGGCCTACGAGAACCTCGCCGGGCCGATCGTCGGCGGCACGTTCGGCTCCGACCCGGCCGAGATGCCCGCGCGGCACGCGCTCGAGTCGCTGTTCGAACTCGAGCAGCGACACGGAAACCTGCTCGTGCCCGCCGCCAAACGGCTCCTCGGCTCGAGCGAGTCGCCCCCGCCGGTCTCGTTCGAGCGCGGATTGCAACGGCTCCCGCGGGCGCTCGCGGACGCACACGACGACCGGGTCCGGTTCGAAACGCCGATCCGATCGATCCGCGAGGCGGGAGACGAGGTCGTCGTCACGGGAGTCGACGGCGACGTCGAGCGATTCGATCACGTCGTCGTAACGACGCCCGCGGGCGAGACTGCCGACCTGCTCCGAGAGACTGTTCCGGAGGCGGCTGCTCTCGAGGAACTCACCTACAATCCGCTCGCGCTCGTGCACCTCGTCTCCGACGCCGGCGCGAACGGGTTCGGCTACCAGGTTCGACGCGACGAACCGCTGCGGACCCTCGGCGTGTCCTGGAACGCGAGCCTGTTCGACCGCGACGGCGTCTACACGGCCTTCCTCGGGGGGATGAACGACGCAGAACTCTGCGACAGGGCGGACGAAGCAATCGGCCGGATCGCGGCTCGAGAGTTCGAGCGCGTCCTCGGCGCCGAGGCCGACGTGTTGCACGTCGAGACGCTCTCCTCGGCGTTTCCGGCCTATGATTCGTCGTGGAGCGCGCTCGACCGCGTCGACCTCCCCGAGCGGATCCACCTCGCGACGAACTACACGTCACGAATGGGGATTCCCTCGCGCGTTCGGGAGGCGAACAGTCTCGCGGAGACGTTCGCCGACGAAGCCAGCTAG
- the hemE gene encoding uroporphyrinogen decarboxylase produces the protein MTTPLLVRAARGERTERPPVWLMRQAGRHLPEYRELRSEHSFREAIETPDIAETITLQPYERYGVDGVVMFSDILTCLEPLGFDYRIESGVGPVIPNPVEGPDDVPADHRDVETELDFVYDLLDRLSASVAETDAVIGFAGGPFTLASYAVAGGADHQNGAIRRFRAEQPAAFEELLERFADVVAEYLRLQVDHGADVVQLFDTYASVLPPADYEEYVRPLHRKILSAIDAPTILFVRGMGGRLEQLRTGGADAVSLDWTVDMEHAREELGTTPVQGNLDPTLLFADPETVRDRTARMIEAAGPRGYVCNLGHGVGKETPIESVAAFVETAKNWEWE, from the coding sequence ATGACCACACCACTGCTCGTTCGAGCGGCGCGGGGCGAACGCACCGAACGGCCGCCGGTCTGGCTGATGCGCCAGGCCGGACGGCACCTCCCGGAGTACCGGGAGCTTCGAAGCGAGCACTCGTTTCGCGAGGCCATCGAAACGCCGGACATCGCGGAAACGATCACCTTGCAACCCTACGAGCGGTACGGCGTCGACGGCGTCGTGATGTTCTCGGATATTCTCACGTGTCTCGAGCCCCTCGGCTTCGACTACCGCATCGAGTCCGGCGTCGGTCCGGTCATCCCGAATCCGGTCGAGGGGCCCGACGACGTTCCGGCGGACCACCGCGACGTCGAGACCGAACTCGACTTCGTCTACGACCTGCTCGATCGGTTGTCCGCGTCGGTCGCCGAGACGGACGCCGTCATCGGATTCGCCGGTGGGCCGTTCACGCTCGCGTCGTACGCCGTGGCCGGCGGTGCCGACCACCAGAACGGGGCGATCCGCCGGTTCCGCGCCGAGCAGCCGGCCGCGTTCGAGGAGCTGCTCGAGCGGTTCGCGGACGTCGTCGCGGAGTACCTCCGACTGCAGGTCGACCACGGCGCGGACGTCGTCCAGCTGTTCGACACCTACGCGAGCGTCCTCCCGCCGGCGGACTACGAGGAGTACGTGCGCCCGCTGCACCGCAAGATCCTCTCCGCGATCGACGCGCCGACGATACTGTTCGTCCGCGGGATGGGCGGTCGGCTCGAACAGTTGCGAACCGGCGGCGCCGACGCCGTCTCGCTGGACTGGACCGTCGATATGGAGCATGCGCGCGAGGAGCTCGGGACGACGCCGGTGCAGGGCAACCTCGATCCGACGCTGCTGTTTGCCGATCCCGAAACGGTTCGAGATCGAACTGCACGGATGATCGAGGCCGCCGGACCGCGCGGGTACGTCTGCAACCTCGGGCACGGCGTCGGCAAGGAGACGCCGATCGAGTCGGTCGCGGCGTTCGTCGAAACCGCGAAAAACTGGGAGTGGGAGTAG
- the hemH gene encoding ferrochelatase — MSTGIAVLNFGEPSEPDRDAVVDYLERIFLANMEIEGETTPEAARERARSLAERRVPALIEEYEAIGGSPLNAHAETQAERLESELVARGHDVTTYNGFQFTEPFVEDAATAAAEDEVSNLIGLPLYPLCGPSTTVQALEDLSAGVDDLDWSPEYHEITGWHTHSAYLRLRADAIRDTLEQNGLELGTETRLVFSAHGTPQYYLEEGSRYAQYVDEYAEIVNRMLGDPGYELGYQNHENRDVAWTEPDVESVVEDLDAERVVVDPVSFMHEQSETLSELDLELREEAEERGLGFFRVPVPYDDDRFIELLADLVEPFVADFDPEYYGFQSCTCRDSPNAMCLNARRNEPARDE; from the coding sequence ATGAGCACCGGTATCGCTGTTCTCAACTTCGGTGAACCGTCGGAACCGGACCGAGACGCCGTCGTCGACTACCTCGAGCGGATCTTCCTCGCGAACATGGAAATCGAGGGCGAGACGACGCCCGAGGCGGCGCGCGAACGAGCGCGCTCGCTGGCGGAGCGTCGCGTCCCCGCGTTGATCGAGGAGTACGAAGCGATCGGCGGATCGCCGCTGAACGCGCACGCCGAAACGCAGGCGGAGCGACTCGAGTCCGAACTCGTCGCCCGCGGCCACGACGTGACGACCTACAACGGGTTCCAGTTCACCGAGCCGTTCGTCGAGGACGCGGCGACCGCCGCGGCCGAAGACGAGGTGTCGAACCTCATCGGATTGCCACTCTACCCCCTCTGCGGGCCGTCGACGACGGTGCAGGCCCTCGAGGACCTCTCGGCCGGCGTCGACGATCTCGACTGGTCGCCGGAGTACCACGAGATCACCGGCTGGCACACGCACTCGGCGTATCTGCGGCTGCGCGCCGACGCGATTCGTGACACGCTCGAGCAAAACGGCCTCGAGTTGGGGACGGAGACGCGACTCGTCTTCTCGGCCCACGGCACGCCGCAGTACTACCTCGAGGAGGGGAGCCGATACGCGCAGTACGTCGACGAGTACGCGGAGATCGTCAACCGAATGCTCGGCGACCCCGGCTACGAACTCGGCTACCAGAACCACGAGAACCGCGACGTCGCGTGGACGGAGCCGGACGTCGAATCCGTCGTCGAAGACCTCGACGCCGAGCGCGTCGTCGTCGACCCCGTCAGTTTCATGCACGAGCAAAGCGAGACGCTCTCCGAACTCGACCTCGAACTCCGCGAGGAAGCCGAGGAGCGGGGGCTCGGGTTCTTCCGCGTCCCGGTTCCCTACGACGACGACCGCTTCATCGAACTCCTGGCGGACCTCGTCGAGCCGTTTGTCGCCGACTTCGATCCGGAATACTACGGCTTCCAGTCGTGTACGTGCCGGGACAGTCCGAACGCGATGTGTCTCAACGCCCGTCGGAACGAGCCGGCGCGAGACGAGTGA
- a CDS encoding universal stress protein yields MHVLVPIDNSEPARAAIEHAVTTFPNADITALHVVNPSMSAYRTDTHFNFERLVELEEERAEALFETAREIADEHGHEASLTTETVVGEPIRDIVEFADENDVDQIVIGSHGRSGVSRVLLGSVAEQVVRRASMPVTVVR; encoded by the coding sequence ATGCACGTTCTCGTCCCGATCGACAATTCCGAACCGGCGCGCGCGGCGATCGAACACGCCGTGACGACGTTTCCAAACGCCGATATCACGGCGTTGCACGTCGTCAACCCTTCGATGTCGGCGTACCGGACGGACACTCACTTCAACTTCGAACGGCTCGTCGAACTCGAGGAAGAGCGAGCCGAGGCGTTGTTCGAGACGGCCCGGGAGATCGCCGACGAGCACGGTCACGAGGCCTCGCTGACGACCGAAACCGTCGTCGGAGAACCGATCCGCGACATCGTCGAATTCGCCGACGAAAACGACGTCGATCAGATCGTCATCGGCAGTCACGGCCGTTCGGGCGTTTCGCGCGTGCTGCTGGGCAGTGTTGCGGAACAGGTCGTTCGACGGGCATCGATGCCGGTGACGGTCGTTCGGTGA
- a CDS encoding efflux RND transporter permease subunit, with protein sequence MSWIDAVSDAVADYSRPVIAVMLVLTLVVGAGAGMVEQSSDLDAFQSDSEEAQKMEYIEENFSTGQENTSAAQVIVRGENVLTQEAMVENLRLQQSFRENETINRTLADERPTVGVANLVALASLSEGQQAAQANESGQQRVAQEDNAGQQQDAQASAASPTLQQQIDALESMNETEYERALGAVLSEESSGEMSGLAFMPTSYEPGSSSANATMLLVTHQSGGGGGQDGMSSELADAQLAMQSIANEDVEGEDSEVIVFGSGIMGEEIENSMGDSIAIVGPLALLFVVVALLVAYRDLLDIFLGLVGIGAVLLWTFGFMGWAGIDFNQMFIAVPVLLIGLSIDYAIHIFMRHREQRQAGGAYGDDDTRGSMRIALAGVGVALVLVTATTAIGFLSNLTSPIPPIQEFGIVSAVGITAALLVFGILVPALKIELDEFLESRGIDRKKRAFGTGGGRFSQLLSVGSTAARRMPLVIILVAVLVSAGGAYGAAQVDTSFNQEDFIAEDPPEWTDNLPGPMEPGDYSMKENLEFVNQNFAREDSQAQLLVEGNVTDPETLRRLEAAEREAAESDVAITLSSGEADLESPLRTMRQTAEQNESFNATFAAADTDGDGVPDRNVDQVYDELFATAPDEAASVIHRTDEGDYEAVRMVVSTSGAASMSDVTDEMRTIADGISGNGLEATATGQTITFDIVQDQLMDTVIESLLITLVAVFAFLMVAYRITKGSATLGAVTLLPVVFSVSWILGTMYLLEIPFNVMTGMITSLTVGLGVAYSIHISERYSLELERTGSVWEAMSRTVTGTGGALLGSAATTVGGFGVLAFAILPPLQQFGIITGLTITYAFLASVIVLPSLLVLWTRYLGPDVSFGSTSSSPAPTASDGGRPADQPEERTDD encoded by the coding sequence ATGAGTTGGATCGACGCGGTCTCCGATGCGGTCGCGGACTACAGTCGGCCCGTGATCGCCGTCATGCTCGTGCTCACGCTCGTCGTGGGTGCGGGCGCCGGAATGGTCGAGCAGTCCTCCGACCTCGATGCGTTCCAGAGCGACAGCGAGGAAGCGCAGAAGATGGAGTACATCGAGGAGAACTTCTCGACGGGCCAGGAGAACACGTCGGCCGCGCAAGTGATCGTCAGGGGCGAGAACGTCCTCACGCAGGAGGCAATGGTCGAGAATCTCCGGTTGCAACAGTCGTTCCGCGAGAACGAGACGATCAACCGGACGCTCGCCGACGAACGGCCGACGGTCGGCGTGGCGAACCTCGTCGCGCTCGCGTCGCTGTCCGAGGGTCAGCAGGCGGCACAAGCGAACGAGTCCGGTCAGCAACGGGTCGCACAGGAGGACAACGCCGGCCAGCAACAGGATGCACAGGCGAGCGCCGCGTCGCCGACGCTGCAACAGCAGATCGACGCCCTCGAGTCGATGAACGAGACGGAGTACGAACGGGCGCTCGGCGCCGTACTGAGCGAGGAGTCGTCGGGCGAGATGAGCGGACTGGCGTTCATGCCGACGAGCTACGAGCCCGGCTCCTCGAGCGCGAACGCGACGATGCTGTTGGTCACCCACCAGTCCGGCGGTGGCGGCGGTCAGGACGGGATGTCCAGCGAACTCGCCGACGCGCAACTGGCCATGCAGTCCATCGCGAACGAGGATGTCGAGGGCGAGGACTCCGAGGTCATCGTCTTCGGGAGCGGGATCATGGGCGAGGAGATCGAGAATTCGATGGGCGACAGCATCGCGATCGTCGGTCCTCTCGCGCTGCTGTTCGTCGTCGTCGCCTTGCTGGTCGCGTACCGCGATCTGCTCGATATCTTCCTCGGTCTGGTCGGTATCGGTGCCGTTCTCCTCTGGACGTTCGGGTTCATGGGCTGGGCGGGGATCGACTTCAACCAGATGTTCATCGCGGTGCCCGTCTTACTGATCGGGCTCTCGATCGACTACGCGATCCACATCTTCATGCGCCACCGCGAGCAGCGTCAGGCTGGCGGTGCGTACGGTGACGACGATACGCGCGGATCGATGCGGATTGCCCTGGCCGGCGTCGGCGTGGCGCTCGTACTCGTAACCGCGACGACGGCCATCGGCTTCCTCTCGAATCTCACGAGTCCGATCCCGCCGATACAGGAGTTCGGAATCGTGAGTGCGGTCGGGATTACGGCCGCCCTGCTCGTCTTCGGCATTCTGGTTCCGGCGCTCAAAATCGAACTCGACGAGTTCCTCGAGTCGCGCGGCATCGATCGGAAAAAGCGCGCGTTCGGGACGGGCGGCGGCCGATTCAGCCAGCTCCTGTCGGTCGGATCGACGGCGGCGCGACGGATGCCGCTCGTCATCATCCTCGTCGCGGTTCTCGTGAGCGCCGGCGGCGCGTACGGCGCGGCACAGGTCGACACCAGCTTCAACCAAGAGGACTTCATCGCGGAGGATCCGCCGGAGTGGACGGACAACCTTCCCGGTCCGATGGAGCCGGGCGACTACTCGATGAAGGAGAACCTCGAGTTCGTCAACCAGAACTTCGCCCGGGAGGACTCCCAGGCGCAGCTCCTCGTCGAGGGTAACGTAACTGATCCGGAGACGTTACGGCGACTCGAGGCGGCCGAACGCGAGGCCGCCGAGAGCGACGTCGCAATCACGCTCTCGAGCGGCGAGGCCGACCTCGAGAGTCCGCTGCGGACGATGCGCCAGACTGCGGAGCAGAACGAATCGTTCAACGCGACGTTCGCCGCGGCCGACACCGACGGCGACGGCGTGCCCGATCGGAACGTCGACCAGGTCTACGACGAACTGTTCGCCACCGCGCCCGACGAGGCGGCTAGCGTCATCCATCGGACCGACGAAGGGGACTACGAGGCCGTTCGGATGGTCGTCTCGACGAGCGGCGCCGCGTCCATGAGCGACGTCACGGACGAGATGCGAACGATAGCGGACGGGATCAGCGGAAACGGACTCGAGGCCACCGCGACCGGACAGACGATCACGTTCGACATCGTCCAAGACCAGCTGATGGACACGGTCATCGAGAGCCTGCTGATCACGCTCGTGGCCGTCTTCGCCTTCCTGATGGTCGCCTACCGGATCACGAAGGGCAGCGCAACCCTCGGGGCGGTGACGCTTCTCCCGGTCGTGTTCAGCGTTTCGTGGATCCTCGGGACGATGTATTTGCTCGAGATCCCGTTCAACGTCATGACGGGGATGATCACGAGCCTCACCGTCGGCCTCGGGGTCGCCTACAGCATCCACATCAGCGAGCGCTACAGTCTGGAACTGGAGCGCACCGGCTCGGTCTGGGAGGCGATGTCCCGGACGGTCACCGGCACAGGCGGCGCGCTGTTGGGCAGCGCGGCGACGACCGTCGGCGGGTTCGGTGTCCTCGCCTTCGCCATCCTCCCGCCGCTCCAGCAGTTCGGAATCATCACCGGGCTGACGATCACGTACGCGTTCCTCGCCAGCGTGATCGTCCTCCCGTCGCTGCTGGTGCTGTGGACGCGGTATCTCGGCCCCGACGTTTCCTTCGGCTCGACGAGTAGTTCACCCGCGCCCACGGCCAGCGACGGCGGGCGACCGGCCGACCAGCCGGAAGAAAGAACCGACGACTAA
- a CDS encoding membrane protein: MMATTHVLWGMALALPVLATAPEFAPAAFAAGLVGGLVPDLDLYAGHRKTLHYPIYASLATAPALALALAAPSTLTAGLAVALAASALHAAADVLGGGLELRPWQEGSERAVYSHYHGRWIRPRRLVRYDGAPEDLALAAVVAAPLVGTGDGTVTAVTVAFLSVSAVYVLLRKPLATLAERLAGLVPQPLAPYLPERYRESGAYSRR; the protein is encoded by the coding sequence ATGATGGCGACAACGCACGTGCTCTGGGGGATGGCGCTCGCTCTCCCGGTCCTCGCGACCGCCCCGGAGTTCGCCCCGGCCGCCTTCGCGGCCGGACTCGTCGGCGGACTGGTCCCCGATCTCGATCTCTACGCCGGCCACCGGAAGACGCTCCACTATCCGATCTACGCGTCGCTCGCGACCGCGCCGGCGCTCGCGCTCGCACTCGCGGCGCCGTCGACACTGACCGCCGGCCTCGCCGTCGCGCTCGCCGCGTCGGCCCTCCACGCCGCCGCCGACGTCCTGGGCGGCGGCCTCGAGCTCCGACCGTGGCAGGAGGGCTCAGAGCGAGCGGTGTACAGTCACTATCACGGCCGCTGGATCCGACCCCGGCGGCTCGTCCGTTACGACGGCGCACCCGAGGATCTCGCGCTCGCCGCGGTCGTCGCGGCGCCACTCGTCGGAACGGGCGACGGGACCGTGACCGCCGTCACGGTCGCGTTCCTGTCGGTTTCGGCCGTCTACGTACTATTGCGAAAACCGCTCGCGACGCTCGCCGAGCGACTCGCCGGCCTCGTCCCGCAGCCGCTGGCACCGTACCTGCCCGAGCGCTATCGCGAGTCCGGCGCGTACTCGCGGCGGTAA
- a CDS encoding TetR/AcrR family transcriptional regulator, with protein sequence MTELPQFLENPGGTRGAIMSATYAALCKHGYSDLTIQRIGDEFSKSKSLLYHHYDSKDELLLDFLEFMLDEIEGQIPAYQDGGVDDHIEEIVDQTFGFGDAATSTEFTQAVVELRSQAAHDDDYREYFSRSDRFIRKHIAHTIRSGIEQGVFQEVDPQQTAALFQNVFLGTMVLRVTNNDEEVLEDSRAAFERYVREYLLVEE encoded by the coding sequence ATGACGGAGCTTCCGCAATTCCTCGAGAATCCGGGAGGTACTCGCGGCGCTATCATGAGCGCGACGTACGCCGCACTCTGTAAACACGGATACAGTGATCTCACGATCCAGCGGATCGGCGACGAGTTCTCGAAGAGCAAGTCGCTGCTGTACCACCACTACGATAGCAAGGACGAACTCCTCCTCGATTTCCTCGAGTTCATGCTGGACGAGATCGAGGGCCAGATCCCCGCGTACCAGGATGGGGGCGTGGACGATCACATCGAGGAAATCGTTGACCAAACGTTCGGCTTCGGTGACGCCGCGACGTCGACCGAGTTCACGCAGGCGGTCGTCGAACTTCGGTCGCAGGCGGCCCACGACGACGATTATCGGGAGTATTTCTCCCGGAGCGATCGCTTCATTCGAAAACACATCGCACATACGATCCGGTCGGGGATCGAACAGGGCGTGTTCCAGGAGGTCGACCCCCAGCAAACGGCGGCGCTCTTCCAGAACGTCTTCCTCGGAACGATGGTGCTTCGCGTCACCAACAACGACGAGGAGGTCCTCGAGGACAGCCGCGCCGCCTTCGAGCGCTATGTTCGGGAGTACCTCCTCGTCGAAGAGTGA
- a CDS encoding universal stress protein: protein MYDRILIAVDGSDEAERAAERGLEFARAFDAAVDAVYVVDSKALRVSSPGSETVRLRERGEAVLEKIEALASDLDQSVTTELVEGKPADRIMARAADQDAGLIVVGRRGHTGLGKRLLGGVTERLLHRSDVPVFVVPRGASDAVADYSDLLVPTDGSEPAAIAGRHGAAVAREYGSTIHVLNVVDLQAAGGAFAAGGLGTEFIERHEAEGEEIVEDAAAEIEDAAPAVTTAVVRTTSFDGVAAGVREYVDEADIDLLVVGARSRSRLGRRILGSVTSTLLRTVDVPVLVAMRSS, encoded by the coding sequence ATGTACGACCGGATACTGATCGCGGTCGACGGAAGCGACGAGGCCGAGCGGGCGGCAGAGCGCGGACTTGAGTTCGCGCGCGCCTTCGATGCGGCCGTCGACGCCGTCTACGTCGTCGACTCGAAGGCGCTGCGGGTCTCGAGTCCCGGTTCCGAAACGGTTCGCCTTCGAGAACGGGGTGAGGCGGTGCTCGAGAAAATCGAGGCGCTCGCGTCCGATCTCGACCAGTCCGTAACGACGGAACTGGTCGAGGGAAAGCCCGCAGACCGGATCATGGCGCGCGCTGCCGACCAGGATGCGGGGCTGATCGTCGTCGGCAGACGGGGACATACGGGGCTCGGAAAGCGACTCCTCGGTGGCGTCACAGAGCGGCTCCTCCATCGGAGCGACGTCCCCGTCTTCGTCGTCCCGAGGGGAGCTTCGGACGCAGTGGCCGACTACTCCGACCTGCTGGTTCCGACGGACGGGAGCGAACCCGCGGCTATCGCGGGACGACACGGCGCCGCGGTCGCACGGGAGTACGGATCGACGATTCACGTGTTGAACGTGGTCGATCTGCAGGCCGCGGGCGGCGCGTTCGCCGCGGGCGGCCTCGGAACGGAGTTCATCGAACGACACGAGGCGGAGGGCGAGGAAATCGTCGAGGACGCGGCGGCAGAAATCGAAGACGCGGCGCCGGCCGTCACGACCGCGGTTGTCCGGACGACGTCCTTCGACGGCGTCGCGGCCGGCGTTCGCGAGTACGTCGACGAGGCCGATATCGACCTACTCGTCGTGGGTGCCCGCAGCCGGTCGCGCCTCGGCCGCCGAATCCTCGGGAGCGTCACCTCGACGCTCTTGCGGACGGTCGACGTCCCCGTACTGGTCGCGATGCGTTCGTCGTGA